In the genome of Drosophila yakuba strain Tai18E2 chromosome 3R, Prin_Dyak_Tai18E2_2.1, whole genome shotgun sequence, one region contains:
- the LOC6536816 gene encoding death-inducer obliterator 1, which produces MSSSVFTEAPSARPAAAEADSNLVVVYSKNGISFDERAIGNIMEEKSISTISVVRITSPTPSMVDQEEAERLEELANFMDTATDSELDSDNGSQSGGDDASELDEQDEENHNTGDDHNSDSTETEADAPRTRRRVGRKPKAIKKRKRRRPKERPQIVGLRVEQFYADSTADMVVKNALKLAGVSVYKRTAETDALMEVIRNDHNYTPFTSPEQLKNHKRAEKMAMEMQAQSRKIIMQAPGNVKLINAKKRVQAIPFSPVQVKVQRLPVKPHQVQQPAQLQTRVQLIRKPIQSPLPRQKPEIIASNSVNARQRPARAPVKVIAPVQEYIEDDDDAQSSDPAEEENADKSYDSEEMSDESDDFQESDNDRDSDMDFDMRHSSGRNPNKRKRVRKVVRQAQTKPMKPLPPPPPTQQHFPELKKRKETIEPKAPQIGQIIQLPVTKAAPTVIALGRGLPSTSFLKIRPTHQSLPVKKPPLPTPPANSSVRRMPAVQLGRIVNSPQEVKEIIINKNMASPKGVFTNLNTLLGENNNATTKSSPDPLRHRAVMSPSTPRSSYNQQMSPIVVPVPAQAHTPSKGFMPIGVDTAQSHKLPAQIVIETHQSSSELAAENDKQLDLINSIVQDELLKSNLVEQPVVNADEDIPKLVKMLESTAADLDTPPVSLPTQSFPVTEMQGVGNPAVADPNDIMDTADEDEITADFLQHVVGLIEEDKQFEAEVVKQVLASAEPGTLDGIVSLPVDLPQVQAQTNLLPNASLAEPAQSMTSLPIACSTPSRSVATSLPPSAKVVRGNGRVIYLPPIEAPTTRAKRRAQFPAAPGMATTSNSDAGNMSFGESSLDASINQLLNASSLSNDSQSGSGPKRPNPREPSLARRSTAPRRSKKLDTSQNNDPDASESQEDDDDPNKLWCVCRQPHNNRFMICCDLCEDWFHGTCVGVTKAMGTDMENKGIDWKCPKCVKRQEERSQPRITDMLVTRPTPQPEERPIETKVLISTAELVQVTTPSTPRRTLPMGVTVSSSPMRIPMVKPAKKFPAGTIPHQQQQLNFIRLGPSPANRISETLCLVCKRPASPSSVYCGEECIRKYAQSAIQAHAATKGPDSPLAQNANAQSPLNNSLEAKKNKKRDLFEDVLRQADSVSKVERINVFERKSGRVITGHLAPSAHQFRKWLQENPTYEVLPSGTVQSIDAEKRPLKRAPEATSAVESPALAVARKPLEVAAKLSHPQTTTVQANPLGISSVRPLAKRDKEKPTAPVQAPVPNRSAGKPEPVRIGIRRSLREQLLARIKEAQAAEESLGQAPTQWLTVLEVDQFVRSVELEMFNSFGRDVGAKYKAKYRSLMFNIKDRKNRTLFEKICAKQVEPKQLVRMTPEQLASQELAKWREEENRHQLDMIKKSELDMLACAQNYVVKTHKGEEVIATKVDVTLPEEDVNEPSTADTKQTSLVSDPDTSTLERSTSREKSGSSKEKRHKSHKHHHRKRSRSRSNSRGRSVDKRHRRHHNEGESGGGEREHRSREKQSKERDEVVPSPLPKKRDENDQSPVPKKIAEKKTEASAYNLVDQILDSEKTVEQAANLGKPKPSPKPLPTLPSSLKAPEPMDNYSRYVQGLTTSSLWSGTLKMIDLADFEIVMYPVRGNCHQLGKLMPSQMDVIGRITRVNVWEYIKKLKKSPTKEVVIVNIFPASPSETFKFDLFFEYLDSRQRLGVLGVDSDQIRDFYIFPLGSGDKLPPALQTAEPVPFYDEAQRPNTLLGIIVRCLSKRPAEAPPSTPSVPSPVPATSSKVAKKSRSTTLYTGQSSPKRKTSTHSTSSKDDEFDIDAIIKAPIAKLQKTAPKVVPLPPVPNDADEPYSPGGSDDELVQTAPRKPNDLERQVNEINKQIAAQQMEIAGLLKVEPTGSASSSNVLSAISIPPNLSKILASIKDKTDLPSNADEGDEEYNPEDAITTTRSFASKPKSKGRLAHLSEAELLSMVPDNLADVIPSSSRTRHQLAQTSLSTPPPPPPPGV; this is translated from the exons ATGTCCAGTTCTGTGTTTACAGAGGCGCCCAGCGCCCGGCCGGCGGCAGCCGAAGCCGACTCCAATCTGGTTGTGGTCTACAGCAAGAACGGAATCTCCTTCGACGAGCGCGCCATCGGGAACATCATGG AGGAAAAATCGATTTCCACTATTAGCGTGGTGCGGATTACGTCGCCCACGCCGAGTATGGTGGACCAGGAGGAAGCCGAGCGGCTGGAGGAGCTTGCGAACTTCATGGACACCGCCACGGACTCGGAGCTGGACAGTGACAATGGCAGCCAAAGTGGTGGCGATGATGCCAGTGAGTTGGATGAACAGGACGAGGAGAACCACAACACCGGCGACGACCACAATAGTGACTCCACGGAGACGGAAGCCGATGCCCCGCGCACACGCAGGCGAGTTGGCCGAAAGCCCAAGGCCATCAAAAAGCGAAAGCGACGCAGACCCAAGGAGCGCCCACAAATCGTAGGCCTGCGAGTGGAGCAGTTCTATGCGGACAGCACGGCTGATATGGTTGTGAAAAATGCACTGA AGCTTGCCGGAGTTTCCGTCTACAAAAGGACTGCGGAAACGGACGCTTTAATGGAAGTTATCCGCAATGACCACAATTACACACCGTTTACCTCGCCAGAGCAGCTAAAGAACCACAAGCGGGCCGAGAAGATGGCCATGGAAATGCAGGCCCAAAGCCGCAAAATCATAATGCAAGCACCGGGCAATGTGAAGCTCATCAATGCCAAAAAACGAGTTCAGGCCATTCCCTTCAGCCCGGTGCAGGTCAAGGTCCAGAGATTGCCCGTCAAGCCCCACCAAGTTCAGCAGCCAGCGCAGCTTCAAACCAGGGTGCAGCTGATCCGCAAGCCCATCCAGTCACCACTGCCCAGGCAGAAGCCAGAGATTATCGCGAGCAATTCGGTTAATGCCAGGCAACGGCCCGCTCGCGCTCCAGTCAAGGTGATTGCTCCTGTGCAGGAATACATCGAAGATGATGACGACGCCCAAAGCTCGGATCCCGCCGAAGAGGAAAATGCAGATAAGTCCTACGATTCGGAGGAAATGAGTGACGAAAGCGATGATTTCCAGGAATCAGACAACGACAGGGACAGTGACATGGACTTCGATATGAGGCATAGCAGTGGACGCAATCCGAACAAAAGGAAGCGGGTTAGAAAGGTGGTCAGGCAAGCTCAGACCAAACCAATGAAGCCTCTGCCTCCGCCACCCCCCACGCAACAGCACTTCCCCGAGCTGAAGAAACGCAAGGAAACTATAGAGCCAAAGGCGCCGCAAATCGGCCAAATAATTCAGTTGCCTGTCACAAAAGCAGCGCCCACAGTTATTGCCCTGGGCAGAGGTCTTCCAAGCACTTCGTTTCTCAAAATCCGGCCCACACATCAATCGCTGCCCGTCAAAAAACCTCCACTGCCAACGCCACCGGCAAATTCCAGTGTTCGTCGTATGCCTGCCGTGCAATTGGGAAGGATCGTAAACTCGCCACAAGAAGTTAAAGAGATTATCATCAACAAGAATATGGCCAGTCCCAAAGGAGTGTTCACCAATCTCAACACCCTGTTGGGTGAGAATAACAACGCGACCACAAAATCATCGCCAGATCCACTCCGACACCGGGCCGTCATGTCGCCAAGTACTCCGAGATCGAGTTACAACCAGCAGATGTCGCCGATTGTGGTTCCTGTTCCTGCGCAAGCTCATACGCCATCCAAGGGATTTATGCCAATCGGTGTGGACACAGCTCAGTCGCATAAACTGCCCGCCCAAATAGTAATCGAGACCCACCAGAGTTCCTCCGAACTGGCAGCAGAAAATGACAAGCAGCTGGATCTGATCAACTCGATTGTGCAGGATGAGCTACTAAAGTCCAACCTCGTGGAGCAGCCGGTCGTAAATGCGGACGAGGACATACCGAAACTGGTTAAGATGCTGGAGAGTACAGCGGCCGATCTAGATACCCCACCAGTGTCCTTGCCTACGCAAAGTTTTCCGGTTACAGAGATGCAAGGAGTAGGAAATCCAGCTGTGGCAGATCCGAATGATATAATGGATACGGCGGACGAGGATGAGATTACAGCGGATTTCCTCCAGCACGTGGTCGGTCTCATCGAGGAAGACAAACAGTTCGAGGCCGAGGTGGTTAAGCAAGTACTGGCCAGCGCAGAGCCGGGAACCCTGGACGGCATCGTCTCATTGCCTGTTGACTTGCCGCAAGTACAG GCACAGACCAACCTACTGCCTAATGCAAGTCTTGCAGAGCCCGCACAATCGATGACCTCATTGCCCATTGCCTGCAGTACACCTTCAAGGAGCGTGGCAACCTCCCTGCCCCCCTCAGCAAAGGTTGTGCGCGGCAACGGTCGGGTCATATACCTGCCTCCCATTGAAGCGCCCACCACGCGGGCCAAGCGACGAGCACAGTTTCCTGCAGCCCCAGGAATGGCTACGACCAGCAACAGTGATGCAGGCAATATGTCCTTTGGTGAATCTTCGCTGGACGCAAGCATTAATCAGCTGCTCAATGCTAGCAGTCTGAGCAATGACAGCCAGTCCGGAAGTGGGCCGAAACGACCCAACCCTAGAGAGCCATCGCTGGCCAGACGTTCTACGGCACCCAGAAGATCAAAAAAGCTTGATACAAGTCAGAACAATGATCCCGACGCTTCAGAGTCTCAGGAGGATGACGATGACCCCAACAA gCTCTGGTGTGTTTGTCGGCAGCCACACAACAATCGGTTTATGATCTGCTGCGACTTGTGCGAGGATTGGTTCCACGGCACATGCGTGGGGGTGACCAAGGCAATGGGCACTGATATGGAAAACAAGGGCATTGACTGGAAGTGTCCCAAATGCGTTAAAAGGCAGGAGGAGAGG AGCCAACCACGAATAACAGACATGTTGGTAACCAGACCAACTCCTCAACCTGAGGAGAGACCGATTGAAACCAAAGTACTAATTTCGACAGCAGAACTGGTGCAGGTTACGACTCCTTCGACCCCCAGAAGAACACTGCCGATGGGTGTAACTGTGTCCAGTTCCCCCATGCGCATCCCAATGGTGAAGCCGGCCAAGAAATTCCCAGCCGGAACAATTcctcaccagcagcagcagctgaactTTATCAGATTGGGCCCATCTCCTGCCAACCGCATTTCAGAGACGTTATGTTTAGTCTGTAAGCGACCGGCGAGCCCCTCTTCCGTTTATTGTGGCGAAGAGTGTATACGAAAGTACGCGCAAAGCGCAATTCAAGCACATGCGGCAACTAAAGGTCCGGATAGCCCATTGGCACAGAATGCCAACGCCCAATCTCCGCTGAACAACTCCCTGGAGgccaagaaaaacaagaagaggGACTTGTTTGAGGACGTGTTGAGACAAGCGGACTCTGTGTCAAAGGTGGAAAGG ATTAATGTGTTTGAGCGTAAAAGTGGACGAGTAATCACCGGGCACTTGGCCCCTTCCGCTCACCAGTTTCGAAAATGGCTACAGGAGAATCCCACCTACGAGGTCCTGCCCTCGGGAACCGTTCAGTCCATTGACGCAGAGAAGCGTCCGCTGAAACGGGCGCCGGAAGCCACCTCCGCTGTTGAATCCCCCGCGCTGGCCGTCGCAAGAAAACCGCTTGAAGTTGCTGCCAAATTGTCACATCCGCAAACCACCACAGTTCAGGCAAACCCACTAGGAATCTCTTCCGTGCGCCCATTGGCCAAAAGGGATAAAGAGAAGCCAACAGCTCCAGTACAGGCGCCAGTCCCCAATCGAAGCGCAGGCAAACCGGAGCCCGTTCGAATCGGCATCCGGCGATCCCTAAGGGAGCAACTGCTAGCGAGAATCAAGGAAGCCCAGGCTGCCGAGGAGAGCTTAGGCCAGGCACCGACTCAGTGGCTGACAGTACTTGAGGTGGATCAGTTTGTGAGGAGCGTGGAACTGGAAATGTTCAACTCGTTTGGACGAGACGTGGGAGCCAAGTACAAGGCCAAGTATCGCTCACTTATGTTCAACATAAAGGATCGCAAGAACCGGACGCTGTTCGAAAAGATTTGTGCCAAGCAAGTGGAGCCCAAGCAGTTGGTGCGGATGACGCCGGAGCAGCTGGCCAGCCAAGAGTTAGCCAAGTGGCGTGAGGAGGAAAATCGCCACCAGTTGGACATGATCAAGAAATCCGAGCTGGACATGTTGGCATGTGCCCAAAATTATGTGGTAAAAACCCACAAGGGGGAGGAGGTAATCGCCACCAAAGTGGATGTCACACTGCCCGAAGAGGACGTTAATGAACCATCTACGGCGGACACAAAACAGACGTCACTGGTAAGTGATCCCGATACCTCCACACTGGAACGTTCTACATCCAGGGAAAAGTCGGGGTCATCGAAGGAAAAGCGACACAAGAGCCACAAGCATCATCACCGAAAGCGGAGTCGGAGTCGTTCCAATAGTCGGGGTCGAAGCGTCGATAAGCGCCATCGCAGGCACCACAACGAAGGAGAGTCAGGCGGAGGTGAGCGTGAGCATCGGTCGCGCGAGAAACAAAGCAAGGAGAGGGATGAGGTCGTTCCCTCACCCTTGCCCAAGAAGAGGGACGAAAACGACCAATCGCCGGTGCCCAAAAAGATTGCGGAAAAGAAAACAGAGGCGAGTGCTTACAACTTGGTTGATCAAATTCTGGATTCCGAGAAAACAGTCGAGCAGGCGGCGAATCTGGGCAAACCAAAGCCGTCACCCAAGCCACTTCCAACGCTTCCCAGTTCTTTGAAAGCGCCTGAGCCAATGGATAACTACTCCCGCTACGTGCAAGGCCTGACCACGAGTTCACTGTGGTCCGGTACACTCAAAATGATCGATTTGGCCGACTTCGAAATCGTAATGTACCCCGTGCGCGGCAACTGTCATCAACTAGGTAAACTGATGCCAAGTCAGATGGACGTAATCGGCCGCATTACCCGCGTAAATGTCTGGGAATATATCAAGAAGCTGAAGAAGAGTCCCACAAAGGAAGTTGTCATTGTGAACATATTCCCCGCCTCGCCCAGCGAAACGTTTAAGTTTGATCTCTTCTTCGAATACCTGGACTCGCGTCAGCGGCTGGGCGTCTTGGGTGTGGACTCGGATCAGATTCGAGACTTCTATATATTCCCCTTGGGCAGCGGCGATAAGCTGCCACCAGCGCTGCAGACCGCGGAGCCGGTTCCCTTCTACGACGAAGCCCAAAGACCCAACACGCTGCTTGGTATCATCGTGCGCTGTCTCAGCAAGCGACCTGCCGAGGCTCCGCCATCGACTCCATCTGTGCCTTCTCCGGTTCCCGCCACAAGTAGCAAAGTCGCCAAG AAATCCCGCAGCACGACCTTGTACACGGGGCAGAGCAGTCCCAAGCGCAAGACAAGCACTCACTCCACCAGCTCCAAGGATGATGAGTTCGATATCGATGCCATCATCAAGGCGCCAATTGCTAAGCTGCAGAAAA CTGCCCCGAAGGTGGTGCCACTGCCGCCGGTGCCGAACGACGCCGATGAACCCTACTCGCCCGGTGGGTCCGACGACGAACTGGTGCAGACTGCTCCAAGAAAGCCAAACGATCTTGAACGGCAGGTGAATgaaatcaacaaacaaatagCCGCGCAGCAAATGGAAATTGCCGGCCTGCTTAAAGTGGAGCCCACA GGATCTGCGTCCTCATCTAATGTGCTATCCGCCATATCAATACCGCCAAATCTTTCAAAGATCCTGGCCAGCATCAAGGACAAGACTGATCTGCCTTCCAATGCTGACGAGGGAGACGAGGAGTACAATCCCGAGGACGCCATCACCACAACCAGATCATTTG CATCGAAGCCGAAGAGCAAAGGCCGTTTGGCGCACCTAAGTGAAGCTGAGCTTCTTAGCATGGTGCCGGACAATCTGGCAGACGTGATTCCCAGCTCGTCAAGAACCCGCCATCAGCTCGCTCAGACGTCGCTTTCAacaccgccaccgcctccgccacCGGGTGTTTAG
- the LOC6536818 gene encoding c-Myc-binding protein homolog: protein MSFKPIDPKRDEIRRYLERGSVLDSLTKIFIRVIKERPENPMEYIRNHIGVVRHQHDKYERLQQDLQLANEEIQRLRAIINSINPEVLQGHQPVASSEVVAPEQPETVAVAEPTEAAEQQENGELGPEKPGESSDAVAEVTAVMEACQIEEKAVVASEEAAQPSPTVQAEASGSSE from the exons ATGTCCTTTAAG CCCATTGATCCGAAGCGCGACGAGATCCGGCGCTACCTGGAGCGCGGCAGCGTCCTGGACTCGCTGACCAAGATCTTCATACGCGTGATCAAGGAGCGGCCAGAGAATCCCATGGAGTACATCCGGAACCACATCGGTGTGGTGCGCCACCAGCACGACAAGTACGAGCGTCTGCAGCAGGATCTGCAGCTGGCCAACGAGGAGATCCAGCGGCTGCGTGCCATCATCAACAGCATCAATCCGGAGGTGCTCCAGGGCCATCAGCCAGTGGCCTCCAGCGAAGTGGTCGCCCCGGAGCAGCCTGAGACCGTGGCCGTGGCCGAGCCCACTGAGGCggcggagcagcaggagaacGGCGAGCTAGGCCCAGAGAAGCCCGGGGAAAGTTCGGACGCCGTGGCGGAGGTCACCGCTGTGATGGAGGCCTGCCAGATTGAGGAGAAGGCGGTGGTGGCCAGCGAGGAGGCCGCACAGCCTAGCCCAACCGTCCAAGCTGAAGCCAGTGGCTCCAGCGAGTAG
- the LOC6536817 gene encoding uncharacterized protein LOC6536817: MMHTFENTFIRGPSPSYSDDANSENALSVTLPIGGAVPDLDFCRDDSKTDTGDYFDEKYNSDSCSRLHPGHQGRNTFAFWTIVVLLLVLTVGNLILTLTIVGVLRLGKGVQGMEVIPEVDVVKFYGSTDLERVQTSSFGQIHGFSDVPVTISSDAGDGEGGVHVRVFRNGNGAANERDRIVLNREGILVQATNLFEVKDPVDKQPIFTTHRPQYNIPGGVEALQTKVVSASGIVSPIDESLVLESDGRMAIRGSEGVYFDGASVDVQAEHHVLINSTQGATILEAGTGIFLDMDRIPIVSSELGLRTGSVQYKICACMPHGTLFRIAIPRVHNGPKITCAHFSGKDDPCEVN; the protein is encoded by the coding sequence ATGATGCACACATTCGAGAACACCTTCATCCGGGGACCCTCGCCGTCCTACTCCGACGATGCCAACTCGGAGAACGCGCTGTCCGTGACCCTGCCCATCGGGGGAGCAGTTCCGGACTTGGACTTCTGTCGCGACGACTCGAAGACGGATACGGGCGACTACTTCGACGAGAAGTACAACAGCGACAGCTGCTCCCGACTGCATCCCGGCCACCAGGGACGCAACACGTTCGCCTTCTGGACCATTGTGGTGCTGCTCTTGGTGCTGACCGTGGGCAATCTCATCTTGACGCTCACCATTGTGGGTGTGCTTCGCCTGGGAAAAGGTGTCCAGGGCATGGAGGTGATTCCCGAGGTGGATGTGGTCAAGTTCTACGGCTCCACGGACTTGGAGCGAGTGCAGACCAGCTCGTTTGGCCAGATTCACGGCTTCTCGGATGTCCCGGTGACCATCAGCAGTGATGCCGGCGACGGGGAAGGCGGCGTCCACGTGCGCGTCTTTCGCAATGGCAATGGAGCGGCTAACGAGCGCGACAGGATCGTCCTGAACCGGGAGGGCATTCTCGTGCAGGCCACGAATTTGTTCGAGGTCAAGGACCCGGTCGACAAGCAGCCCATTTTCACCACCCACCGTCCGCAGTACAACATTCCGGGCGGAGTGGAGGCATTGCAAACGAAGGTGGTGAGTGCCAGCGGCATCGTGAGTCCCATCGACGAGTCCCTGGTGCTGGAGAGCGACGGACGCATGGCCATAAGAGGATCCGAGGGCGTGTACTTCGATGGGGCCAGCGTTGATGTGCAGGCCGAGCACCACGTCCTAATAAACTCCACGCAGGGCGCCACCATCCTGGAGGCGGGCACGGGTATCTTTCTGGACATGGACCGCATTCCCATCGTCAGCTCCGAGCTGGGACTACGCACGGGCAGTGTGCAGTACAAGATCTGCGCTTGCATGCCGCATGGAACACTCTTTCGGATCGCCATACCAAGGGTGCACAACGGGCCCAAGATCACCTGCGCCCACTTCAGTGGCAAGGACGATCCCTGCGAGGTCAACTAA
- the LOC6536821 gene encoding interleukin enhancer-binding factor 2 homolog: MVRGALRGGRPMRGGIRPPFKKTFVPRHPFDLTLAEVFFPKVPSAGAVDDSALTAALLKRNQDLSPTPSEQTAIGNLVTKVQAVLDNLVVAPGDLTTCQLEEVRQVGSFKKGTILTGNNVADVVVILKTLPTKESVDALAKKVEADLKASMKTEVLTKGDQHTVQIHERGFDIANVHAKVRILIATLPQNLRKLEPEIHLDHKLMQSHLAAIRHTRWFEENAHHSSIKVLIRILKDLTRRFDAFSPLSAWMLDLIAHLAIMNNPSRQALPINLAFRRVFQLLSAGLFLPGSAGITDPTEPGHIRVHTAMTLEQQDVCCYTSQTLLRVLAHGGYKHILGLEGNTSIVREMSVWNGVCVSPLTAVYEKPTDKKEGDLEEDIEMIENENEDEGSDDGAE, from the exons ATGGTTCGTGGAGCTCTCCGAGGTGGCCGCCCCATGCGCGGCGGCATACGTCCGCCGTTCAAAAAGACATTCGTGCCCCGCCACCCCTTCGATCTGACCCTGGCGGAGGTCTTCTTTCCCAAAGTTCCATCCGCCGGCGCCGTTGACGATTCTGCTTTGACTGCG GCGCTTCTGAAGCGTAACCAGGACTTGAGCCCCACTCCTAGCGAACAGACTGCCATTGGGAATCTAGTGACCAAGGTGCAGGCTGTCCTAGACAATCTGGTGGTTGCACCCGGTGATCTGACCACTTGT CAACTGGAGGAGGTGCGTCAGGTTGGCTCCTTTAAGAAGGGCACCATTCTGACCGGCAACAATGTGGCCGACGTGGTGGTTATCCTAAAAACGCTGCCCACCAAGGAGTCCGTCGACGCGCTGGCCAAAAAAGTCGAGGCCGACCTGAAGGCCAGCATGAAGACTGAAGTTCTGACCAAGGGCGATCAGCACACCGTACAGATCCATGAGCGCGGCTTCGACATCGCCAACGTGCATGCCAAGGTGCGCATTTTGATCGCCACCTTGCCGCAGAATCTGCGCAAGCTGGAGCCGGAGATACATTTGGATCACAAACTTATGCAGAGCCATCTGGCTGCCATCCGCCACACGCGCTGGTTCGAGGAAAATGCCCACCACTCCTCGATAAAGGTGCTCATTCGTATTCTCAAGGATCTCACCAGGCGCTTCGACGCCTTTTCGCCGTTGTCGGCCTGGATGTTGGACCTCATTGCTCATCTGGCCATCATGAACAACCCGTCGCGTCAGGCACTGCCCATCAATCTAGCCTTCCGTCGCGTCTTTCAGCTGCTCTCCGCCGGGCTCTTTCTGCCCGGCTCGGCCGGCATCACGGATCCCACCGAGCCTGGACACATTCGGGTGCATACTGCCATGACATTGGAGCAGCAGGATGTGTGCTGCTACACGTCACAGACGCTGCTCCGCGTGCTGGCCCACGGCGGATACAAACACATTTTGGGCCTGGAGGGCAACACCAGCATTGTGCGCGAAATGTCCGTCTGGAACGGCGTGTGCGTGTCCCCGCTAACCGCTGTCTACGAGAAGCCAACGGACAAAAAGGAGGGCGACCTCGAGGAGGACATCGAGATGATCGAGAATGAAAACGAAGATGAAGGCAGCGACGATGGAGCCGAGTAA
- the LOC6536820 gene encoding sialic acid synthase, producing MLLNDIMSRKVVDAVYIIAEIGQNHQGCVETAKKMIWEAKKAGCHCVKFQKSDLPAKFTRSALNREYISDHAWGKTYGEHKEYLEFSKDQYLQLQAYCKELGVDFTASAMDERSLEFLADLNVPFIKIGSGDANNFPLLKKAASLDLPLVISTGMQTMQTVERIVHTMREAGKQNYALMHCVSSYPTAPEDCNLQLISLFRRRFPDVVIGYSGHELGVVVSQAAVLLGARIVERHFTLDKSQKGSDHRCSLEPQELKALTAAISNFELSSVSLSPKKIFQKLNGSRELEAALRDVENKTILPCELPCRNKLGKSIVAARSLKKGGRLQLADMAIKVSEPSGLTAEVYLDIVGKELADNIGEDEPIYGSSIII from the exons atgctgttAAACGATATTATGAGCCGAAAAGTAGTTGATGCCGTCTATATCATAGCGGAAATTGGCCAAAACCATCAGGGCTGCGTGGAAACAGCTAAGAAAATGATCTGGGAGGCCAAGAAGGCCGGATGCCACTGCGTTAAGTTTCAGAAATCCGATTTGCCAGCAAAGTTTACGCGATCCGCCCTAAATCGCGAATATATTAGCGATCACGCCTGGGGAAAAACCTACGGAGAGCACAAGGAGTACCTGGAGTTCTCCAAGGATCAGTATCTCCAGCTGCAGGCCTACTGCAAGGAGCTTGGTGTGGACTTTACGGCTTCCGCCATGGATGAG AGATCGTTGGAGTTCCTGGCAGACCTAAATGTTcctttcattaaaattggGTCCGGAGATGCAAACAACTTTCCGCTTCTCAAAAAGGCCGCCAGTTTGGACTTGCCTCTTGTAATCTCCACCGGAATGCAGACCATGCAAACTGTGGAGAGGATTGTGCACACTATGAGGGAGGCAGGAAAACAGAACTACGCCCTAATGCACTGCGTATCATCATACCCAACTGCACCCGAAGATTGCAACTTGCAGTTGATATCCCTTTTTAGAAGACGTTTTCCCGATGTGGTAATTGGGTACTCGGGTCATGAACTGGGAGTGGTCGTTAGCCAGGCCGCTGTACTGCTAGGAGCACGCATAGTGGAGCGCCACTTTACGCTGGACAAGAGTCAAAAGGGGTCCGATCATCGTTGCTCCCTTGAGCCCCAGGAATTGAAAGCTCTAACTGCAGCAATCTCCAACTTTGAACTTTCTTCAGTCTCGTTGTCtccaaagaaaatatttcaaaaattaaatggaagCCGCGAACTGGAGGCAGCTCTTAGGGATGTTGAAAACAAAACCATTCTACCCTGCGAGCTGCCCTGCCGAAATAAACTTGGCAAATCCATTGTGGCGGCTAGGAGTCTCAAAAAAGGTGGTAGGTTGCAATTGGCAGATATGGCCATTAAAGTTAGTGAACCTAGCGGCCTTACAGCGGAGGTTTACCTGGACATAGTCGGGAAGGAATTGGCAGACAATATTGGTGAGGATGAACCCATATATGGGAGTAGCATAATTATTTGA
- the LOC6536819 gene encoding serine/threonine-protein phosphatase alpha-2 isoform: protein MGDVMNIDSIISRLLEVRGARPGKNVQLSEGEIRGLCLKSREIFLSQPILLELEAPLKICGDIHGQYYDLLRLFEYGGFPPESNYLFLGDYVDRGKQSLETICLLLAYKIKYSENFFLLRGNHECASINRIYGFYDECKRRYSIKLWKTFTDCFNCLPVAAIVDEKIFCCHGGLSPDLTSMEQIRRIMRPTDVPDQGLLCDLLWSDPDKDTMGWGENDRGVSFTFGAEVVAKFLQKHEFDLICRAHQVVEDGYEFFAKRMLVTLFSAPNYCGEFDNAGAMMSVDDTLMCSFQILKPADKRKK, encoded by the coding sequence ATGGGCGACGTGATGAATATCGACAGCATAATATCGCGACTTCTGGAGGTGCGTGGGGCACGGCCAGGCAAAAACGTACAGCTCTCGGAGGGCGAAATTCGGGGACTCTGCTTGAAGTCGCGCGAGATCTTTCTATCGCAGCCCATTCTGCTCGAGCTGGAGGCGCCGCTAAAGATCTGCGGTGACATCCATGGACAGTACTACGATCTGTTGCGCCTGTTCGAGTACGGCGGCTTTCCGCCGGAGTCGAATTACCTGTTCCTGGGCGACTACGTCGATCGCGGCAAGCAGTCGCTGGAGACCATCTGCCTGCTGCTCGCCTACAAGATCAAATACTCTGAGAACTTCTTCCTGCTGCGCGGCAACCACGAGTGCGCCAGCATCAATCGCATATACGGATTCTACGACGAGTGCAAGCGTCGCTACAGCATTAAGTTGTGGAAGACATTCACGGACTGCTTCAACTGCCTGCCGGTGGCGGCCATTGTCGATGAGAAGATCTTCTGCTGCCACGGCGGCCTCAGCCCCGATTTGACATCCATGGAGCAGATCCGTCGCATTATGCGGCCCACCGATGTGCCCGACCAGGGCCTGCTGTGCGATCTCCTGTGGTCCGATCCCGATAAGGATACCATGGGTTGGGGCGAAAACGATCGCGGCGTTAGCTTCACCTTCGGTGCCGAGGTGGTGGCCAAGTTTTTGCAGAAGCACGAGTTCGATCTCATCTGCCGAGCCCATCAGGTCGTCGAGGATGGGTACGAGTTCTTTGCCAAACGCATGCTGGTCACCCTGTTCTCGGCGCCCAACTACTGTGGCGAGTTCGACAACGCCGGCGCCATGATGTCCGTGGACGACACGCTGATGTGCTCGTTCCAGATCCTCAAGCCAGCTGACAAGCGTAAAAAGTAA